A genomic segment from Neodiprion lecontei isolate iyNeoLeco1 chromosome 1, iyNeoLeco1.1, whole genome shotgun sequence encodes:
- the LOC107221969 gene encoding cytoplasmic tRNA 2-thiolation protein 2 isoform X1 has translation MCSVNDAEFETDDELMQPDEVPQTEGAICKKCNENNAEVVLRVKDTYCSTCFLAASTHKFRATIGKSKLVRPTDSILIGHSGKAGSTVLLHLIKAGMSEAVHKRLMYKTTVLYVDDGAVLGQTVDQRKSTISAIREQVHGLGFTGYAVSLNESLHSSEPKIYPLDEEAEDLKGDSDVVDLFNAVSSYTSKEELLHKLRQKLLISVARSLGCCKVFTADGATDLAITILSNIALGRGAQLPLDVGFVDSRELDIKILRPMRDFTRKELIYYLNFHKLETIQTPGLTTKKEPYTSIQKLTEKFVTELNTEFSGTVSAIFRTGEKLSIGNLEASNLIETCALCRAQLDTVFTNTSSLQATEFSKLISAEGPKGNIGKAAFELKKFPCVIDAAENVPLRDSKNCDNCSCSKGKEKFEMSAKNFEKYLCYGCRLIFKDLDKQHSIPDFLQNSVRQRISLDDMREEIADFLL, from the exons ATGTGTAGCGTCAACGATGCCGAATTCGAAACAGACGATGAGCTGATGCAACCGGACGAAGTACCGCAAAC TGAGGGTGCTATATGCAAAAAATGCAACGAGAATAATGCCGAAGTCGTACTCAGAGTTAAGGACACTTACTGCAGCACATGTTTTCTCGCTGCATCCACGCACAAATTCAGGGCCACCATTGGAAAATCCAAGCTAGTGAGACCGACTGATTCGATACTCATCGGACACTCAGGAAAGGCCGGATCCACAGTCCTTTTGCATTTGATCAAGGCAGGAATGAGCGAAGCTGTTCACAAAAGGCTCATGTACAAGACAACGGTACTCTATGTCGATG ACGGTGCGGTACTGGGTCAAACTGTAGACCAGCGAAAATCAACTATATCTGCAATTCGCGAACAAGTTCATGGTCTTGGCTTCACTGGATACGCAGTATCTTTGAACGAGTCATTGCACAGTTCTGAACCAAAGATTTATCCTTTGGATGAAGAGGCGGAAGATCTCAAAGGAGACTCGGATGTCGTCGATTTGTTCAACGCTGTATCGAGTTATACCTCAAAAGAAGAATTACTCCATAAATTGCGTCAGAAGTTATTGATTTCTGTTGCACGCTCCCTTGGATGTTGTAAAGTTTTCACAGCTGATGGTGCTACGGATTTGGCGATAACAATACTTAGTAACATAGCTTTGGGTCGAGGTGCACAGCTTCCATTGGATGTTGGTTTCGTTGATTCTAGGGAGCTGGacataaaaatattgagaCCCATGCGAGACTTTACCAGGAAGGAGCTGAtctattatttgaattttcacaaaCTCGAGACCATCCAAACACCTGGTTTAACGACTAAGAAAGAACCTTATACGAGTATACAAAAACtaactgaaaaatttgtcacagAATTGAATACAGAATTTTCGGGGACCGTTTCCGCGATATTTAGAACAGGTGAAAAACTAAGTATAGGCAATTTAGAAGCGAGTAATTTAATCGAGACATGCGCCCTGTGTAGGGCTCAGCTAGACACAGTATTTACGAACACTTCTTCTCTGCAGGCCACAGAGTTTTCCAAATTGATATCTGCAGAAGGGCCAAAGGGTAATATTGGCAAAGCCGCGTTTgagctaaaaaaatttccttgtgTCATCGATGCAGCTGAGAATGTACCTTTAcgtgattcgaaaaattgtgaCAACTGTAGCTGTAGCAAAGgcaaagagaaatttgaaatgtctGCCAAGAATTTTGAGAAGTACCTGTGCTATGGGTGCAGATTAATATTTAAAGATCTGGACAAGCAACACAGCATTCCGGACTTTTTACAAAACTCCGTAAGGCAAAGAATATCTTTAGATGATATGCGAGAGGAGATAGCAGATTTTTTATTGTGA
- the LOC107221970 gene encoding uncharacterized protein LOC107221970 → MDFAPAFRTPVMDLTGCLINAQQSHRCKDYELHFYECMEAYGIPKGYKKCSDMFEDYHECLTLGKQKARVQAIAQEQARQYKEGIIPKPYADPPKRDSY, encoded by the coding sequence ATGGATTTTGCTCCGGCATTCCGCACACCCGTCATGGACTTGACAGGGTGTCTTATCAATGCTCAGCAATCGCATAGATGTAAAGATTACGAGCTGCATTTTTACGAATGCATGGAAGCTTATGGAATACCAAAGGGCTACAAAAAGTGTTCCGACATGTTTGAGGATTACCACGAGTGCTTAACACTTGGTAAGCAAAAGGCACGTGTCCAAGCCATCGCACAAGAGCAGGCTCGCCAATACAAGGAAGGAATTATTCCGAAACCGTATGCTGATCCCCCCAAAAGAGACAGCTATTGA
- the LOC107221969 gene encoding cytoplasmic tRNA 2-thiolation protein 2 isoform X2 produces the protein MQPDEVPQTEGAICKKCNENNAEVVLRVKDTYCSTCFLAASTHKFRATIGKSKLVRPTDSILIGHSGKAGSTVLLHLIKAGMSEAVHKRLMYKTTVLYVDDGAVLGQTVDQRKSTISAIREQVHGLGFTGYAVSLNESLHSSEPKIYPLDEEAEDLKGDSDVVDLFNAVSSYTSKEELLHKLRQKLLISVARSLGCCKVFTADGATDLAITILSNIALGRGAQLPLDVGFVDSRELDIKILRPMRDFTRKELIYYLNFHKLETIQTPGLTTKKEPYTSIQKLTEKFVTELNTEFSGTVSAIFRTGEKLSIGNLEASNLIETCALCRAQLDTVFTNTSSLQATEFSKLISAEGPKGNIGKAAFELKKFPCVIDAAENVPLRDSKNCDNCSCSKGKEKFEMSAKNFEKYLCYGCRLIFKDLDKQHSIPDFLQNSVRQRISLDDMREEIADFLL, from the exons ATGCAACCGGACGAAGTACCGCAAAC TGAGGGTGCTATATGCAAAAAATGCAACGAGAATAATGCCGAAGTCGTACTCAGAGTTAAGGACACTTACTGCAGCACATGTTTTCTCGCTGCATCCACGCACAAATTCAGGGCCACCATTGGAAAATCCAAGCTAGTGAGACCGACTGATTCGATACTCATCGGACACTCAGGAAAGGCCGGATCCACAGTCCTTTTGCATTTGATCAAGGCAGGAATGAGCGAAGCTGTTCACAAAAGGCTCATGTACAAGACAACGGTACTCTATGTCGATG ACGGTGCGGTACTGGGTCAAACTGTAGACCAGCGAAAATCAACTATATCTGCAATTCGCGAACAAGTTCATGGTCTTGGCTTCACTGGATACGCAGTATCTTTGAACGAGTCATTGCACAGTTCTGAACCAAAGATTTATCCTTTGGATGAAGAGGCGGAAGATCTCAAAGGAGACTCGGATGTCGTCGATTTGTTCAACGCTGTATCGAGTTATACCTCAAAAGAAGAATTACTCCATAAATTGCGTCAGAAGTTATTGATTTCTGTTGCACGCTCCCTTGGATGTTGTAAAGTTTTCACAGCTGATGGTGCTACGGATTTGGCGATAACAATACTTAGTAACATAGCTTTGGGTCGAGGTGCACAGCTTCCATTGGATGTTGGTTTCGTTGATTCTAGGGAGCTGGacataaaaatattgagaCCCATGCGAGACTTTACCAGGAAGGAGCTGAtctattatttgaattttcacaaaCTCGAGACCATCCAAACACCTGGTTTAACGACTAAGAAAGAACCTTATACGAGTATACAAAAACtaactgaaaaatttgtcacagAATTGAATACAGAATTTTCGGGGACCGTTTCCGCGATATTTAGAACAGGTGAAAAACTAAGTATAGGCAATTTAGAAGCGAGTAATTTAATCGAGACATGCGCCCTGTGTAGGGCTCAGCTAGACACAGTATTTACGAACACTTCTTCTCTGCAGGCCACAGAGTTTTCCAAATTGATATCTGCAGAAGGGCCAAAGGGTAATATTGGCAAAGCCGCGTTTgagctaaaaaaatttccttgtgTCATCGATGCAGCTGAGAATGTACCTTTAcgtgattcgaaaaattgtgaCAACTGTAGCTGTAGCAAAGgcaaagagaaatttgaaatgtctGCCAAGAATTTTGAGAAGTACCTGTGCTATGGGTGCAGATTAATATTTAAAGATCTGGACAAGCAACACAGCATTCCGGACTTTTTACAAAACTCCGTAAGGCAAAGAATATCTTTAGATGATATGCGAGAGGAGATAGCAGATTTTTTATTGTGA